A DNA window from Anastrepha obliqua isolate idAnaObli1 chromosome 5, idAnaObli1_1.0, whole genome shotgun sequence contains the following coding sequences:
- the LOC129249429 gene encoding platelet endothelial aggregation receptor 1: MRIVSHLMSVLLALCIGLNLNAVNGQFWKLNSPSERDLFILETKSLMPSGICYKEVLSEANEPTLKMQTISYCCPGYRRNAHSSSVHCEPICTEDCSNGICTAPDVCECYPGYTRAGGRCEEL, from the exons ATGCGTATCGTTTCCCATTTAATGTCGGTGCTTCTGGCTTTGTGCATTGGGTTAAATTTGAATGCGGTAAATGGCCAGTTTTGGAAACTGAATAGCCCAAGTGAGCGAGACCTGTTCATTTTGGAGACGAAATCTTTGATGCCATCCGGGATATGCTATAAAGAAGTGCT CAGCGAAGCCAACGAACCCACTTTAAAAATGCAAACCATCTCGTATTGTTGCCCTGGTTATCGACGTAACGCTCACTCCTCGTCGGTGCACTGTGAGCCGATTTGCACGGAGGATTGCTCCAATGGGATTTGTACGGCGCCAGATGTGTGTGAATGTTACCCCGGATATACGCGCGCCGGTGGACGCTGTGAGGAATTGTAG
- the LOC129249428 gene encoding long-chain-fatty-acid--CoA ligase 1-like has product MWLPNGTLRIINRRKHIFKLSQGEYIVPEKIENIYTLSQYVNQVYVYGESLKSCIIAVVVPDVDDLKQWANDNRVKGTLSVLCNNPQVKELIRSDMLNWGNQSGLKSFEQVKDIYLHPDPFSVQNGLLTPTFKAKRPQLNKKVRETP; this is encoded by the exons ATGTGGCTTCCAAATGGCACGCTGCGCATAATCAATCGTCGCAAACACATTTTCAAGCTAAGCCAGGGCGAATATATTGTACCGGAGAAAATTGAGAATATTTACACTCTGAGCCAATATGTAAATCAGGTGTACGTTTACGGAGAGAGCCTTAAG AGCTGCATCATAGCCGTCGTCGTGCCTGATGTGGATGATCTCAAGCAGTGGGCGAACGACAATCGCGTCAAGGGCACACTTTCGGTGCTATGCAACAATCCACAAGTAAAAGAACTCATCAGGAGCGATATGCTGAATTGGGGTAATCAGAGCGGACTGAAATCCTTCGAACAG GTCAAGGATATATATTTGCATCCCGATCCGTTTTCGGTACAAAATGGACTACTCACACCAACATTCAAAGCGAAGCGGCCACAATTGAACAAAAAAGTGCGAGAAACCCCGTAG
- the LOC129249426 gene encoding epidermal growth factor-like protein encodes MSLLRALAVNSLLSFAFLFCFVCCVHFEKYWTTTTTTVKPWHVRQPGLSLPLPNSHPSKCWREVPAVFFQFEKGVQVVGNSTLSPYFNLIEVCCKGYKRYDFDWNRCVPDCGNKCQANGFCLDGGICRCFDEFVLNHRNVCIPTCPLGCPHGQCYLNGTCICQEGYELDPTRKFCMPHCEFSCAHNEICVAPNKCECAEGYTPALPPSTMGCQPICIPDCGFGHCVAPNQCECFHGYQKRLNGSSCESNCYMRCENGFCANRTTCVCQNGYRFDQNTTSCLPVCDEDCENGICLSPGVCRCFNGYVRRGPKCEGVCESGCGFYGKCIAPNACGCSIVEGPVRIYQRCANGNCNAKGRCRCKEGYVRFIDQCMEPDKVTTYASTWPSKLNETLMQEFNMLIGRHFMFNYPILPFYY; translated from the exons ATGTCACTTTTGCGCGCTTTAGCTGTCAATTCGCTCTTATCATTTGCTTTTCTGTTTTGCTTTGTCTGCTGTGTACATTTTGAAAAGTATTGGACCACCACAACAACCACCGTCAAGCCGTGGCACGTACGTCAGCCGGGCCTATCACTGCCATTGCCCAACAGCCATCCGTCCAAGTGTTGGCGCGAAGTGCC CGCCGTGTTTTTCCAATTCGAGAAGGGCGTGCAAGTCGTAGGAAATAGCACACTCAGTCCCTACTTCAATCTCATTGAGGTCTGTTGTAAAGGTTACAAACGCTATGATTTCGACTGGAACCGCTGTGTGCCGGATTGTGGCAACAAATGCCAAGCCAATGGCTTTTGCTTAGATGGCGGCATCTGTCGGTGCTTCGACGAATTTGTGCTCAATCACCGTAACGTCTGCATACCGACTTGTCCGCTGGGCTGTCCGCATGGTCAGTGCTACTTAAATGGCACCTGCATTTGCCAGGAGGGCTATGAGTTGGATCCAACGCGCAAATTTTGCATGCCCCACTGCGAGTTTAGTTGTGCGCACAATGAGATATGCGTCGCGCCGAATAAATGCGAATGCGCCGAGGGCTATACACCTGCACTGCCGCCCAGCACCATGGGCTGCCAACCCATTTGCATACCGGACTGTGGATTTGGACATTGCGTGGCGCCGAATCAGTGCGAGTGTTTCCACGGCTATCAGAAGCGCTTGAATGGCAGCAGTTGCGAGAGTAATTGCTACAT GCGCTGCGAGAACGGCTTTTGTGCTAATCGCACCACCTGTGTTTGTCAGAATGGCTATCGTTTCGACCAGAATACGACCTCGTGTCTGCCAGTGTGTGACGAGGATTGTGAAAACGGCATTTGCCTTTCACCGGGCGTGTGTCGTTGTTTCAACGGTTATGTGCGTCGTGGACCTAAGTGTGAAGGCGTATGCGAGAG TGGCTGTGGGTTCTATGGCAAGTGCATTGCTCCGAATGCTTGCGGCTGTTCTATCGTTGAAGGACCGGTCCGCATCTATCAACGCTGCGCTAATGGAAATTGCAATGCCAAGGGACGTTGTCGCTGCAAGGAGGGCTATGTGCGTTTCATTGATCAATGTATGGAGCCAGACAAGGTGACCACTTATGCCTCCACGTGGCCCAGCAAATTGAATGAGACTTTAATGCAGGAGTTCAATATGCTGATCGGTAGACATTTCATGTTTAATTATCCAATTTTACCTTTCTACTATTAG
- the LOC129247274 gene encoding myrosinase 1-like produces the protein MRAHLILALCLHLCSKAATEKCQLKHKGGNREFPANFSFGASTAAYQIEGAWNEDGKGLSIWDTYTHTNPERIRDRTNGDAAAESYHRFEQDLVALKELKVNFYRFSFSWPRLLPNADTTVINQKGIDYYNMMIDKLLANNIEPMVTMFHCDLPDALNKFGGFTNDIIIKYFHYYAEFLYETFGDRVKKWITFNEPFDYCVLGYGRAYFPPLVHSPGVADYLCMDNTLRAHAAAYRAYKAKYFSAQGGKIGITISSRFYYNQQNGGDESIVERAMQYSLGWLANPIFGKTGNYPQLILDDIRNNSMREGLSWSRLPAFDEFWSKIIKGSGDFLGLNYYTSRYAELADPADGEIPSWEYDSQLQYSVDEKWKQGNSDWLYCVPQGLEDILKWIRDHYDNVEVFVTENGWSDNGQLEDSERVDYLQAHLQAVLNAVNDGCNVTHYSHWSLIDNFEWNMGYTQKFGLFYLNLTSPNKERIAKKSARYYSSVIETGKIILS, from the exons ATGAGAGCTCATTTAATCCTTGCACTGTG TTTGCATTTGTGCAGCAAAGCAGCGACCGAGAAATGCCAACTAAAACACAAAGGTGGAAATAGGGAGTTTCCAGCGAATTTCTCCTTTGGCGCCTCAACCGCGGCCTACCAGATAGAAGGCGCTTGGAACGAAGATGGCAAGGGGCTCTCTATTTgggacacatacacacacacgaatCCGGAGAGGATACGCGATCGCACAAATGGCGATGCAGCGGCAGAGTCGTATCATCGTTTCGAGCAGGATTTGGTGGCACTGAAGGAACTCAAG GTCAACTTCTATCGCTTCTCGTTTTCCTGGCCACGCCTGCTGCCAAACGCCGACACGACGGTGATTAATCAAAAGGGCATTGACTATTACAATATGATGATTGATAAGTTGTTGGCAAATAACATTGAACCCATGGTGACAATGTTCCACTGTGACTTGCCAGATGCGCTCAACAAGTTCGGTGGCTTCACCAATGACATCATAATTAAATACTTCCACTACTATGCAGAATTCTTGTACGAAACATTTGGAGATCGCGTCAAGAAATGGATTACCTTCAATGAACCCTTCGACTACTGCGTACTGGGCTATGGCCGAGCGTATTTCCCGCCCTTGGTACATTCACCCGGCGTGGCCGATTACCTCTGCATGGATAATACACTGCGCGCTCACGCCGCTGCCTATCGCGCTTACAAAGCGAAATATTTCAGTGCGCAAGGCGGCAAAATAGGCATCACCATCAGCAGTCGTTTCTACTACAATCAGCAGAATGGTGGAGATGAGAGCATCGTCGAACGCGCTATGCAGTATTCG CTCGGTTGGCTGGCTAATCCGATTTTTGGAAAAACCGGCAACTATCCGCAACTCATTTTAGATGATATTAGGAATAACAGTATGCGCGAGGGCTTGTCTTGGTCGCGTTTACCCGCCTTTGATGAATTCTGGTCGAAAATAATTAAAGgttctggtgattttttggGTCTCAATTACTATACCTCGCGGTATGCAGAGTTGGCAGATCCGGCTGATGGTGAGATACCTTCTTGGGAGTATGATTCACAATTGCAATATTCGGTAGACGAGAAGTGGAAACAGGGTAATTCAGACTGGCTATACTGCGTGCCGCAGGGATTGGAGGATATTCTGAA ATGGATTCGTGATCACTATGACAATGTCGAAGTCTTTGTGACGGAAAATGGTTGGTCGGATAATGGACAGTTGGAGGACTCCGAACGGGTGGATTATTTGCAG GCTCATTTGCAAGCAGTACTCAATGCAGTGAACGACGGCTGTAATGTCACTCACTATTCCCACTGGAGCTTAATCGATAATTTCGAATGGAATATGGGCTACAC CCAGAAGTTTGGTCTCTTTTATTTGAATCTGACGAGCCCGAATAAGGAACGGATTGCCAAAAAGTCCGCGCGTTACTATAGCAGCGTCATTGAAAccggaaaaataattttaagctaa
- the LOC129249427 gene encoding von Willebrand factor D and EGF domain-containing protein, translated as MATNLALKPFTFCVLLLLYLHFVVIIVKAEPQQHRRQRQSYAVADAVDPADIDDESNEVTPNQRFSQRRRDGRQRHADDANYQFNNRQLATSGSLQLTPRQLRKQQQRQQKQARGQMRNGEMQTDGNKCHIWVPAELVQKYPYAERIQLDQQNQQQKIEVCCTGYTPMRWRGNTICRPVCENCRNGRCVAPNECECFENFTATDNGDCVFTCPVSCLNGRCFLDGTCQCDPGFKLDETRKFCRPICSSGCGMNPRHNCTEPEVCGCAKGYQLTDDGCQPVCEPGCGEGGECREPNECDCAPGYELKDGVCQRECYQKCDNGICYSNNRCICNPGYTYHERSTQCVPN; from the exons ATGGCAACAAATTTAGCACTTAAGCCATTCACATTTTgtgtgctgttgttgctgtatcTACACTTTGTTGTAATTATTGTCAAAGCAGAGCCGCAGCAACATCGTCGACAACGTCAATCATACGCCGTTGCTGATGCTGTTGACCCCGCTGATATCGATGATGAATCAAATGAGGTGACTCCAAATCAGCGATTTTCCCAGCGTCGGAGAGATGGACGTCAGCGGCATGCGGATGATGCAAATTATCAGTTCAATAATCGTCAGTTGGCAACATCGGGTTCACTGCAACTGACGCCTCGCCAACTACGTAAACAACAACAGCGGCAGCAGAAGCAGGCAAGAGGTCAAATGCGGAACGGTGAAATGCAGACGGATGGAAACAAGTGCCACATTTGGGTGCC TGCCGAGCTCGTTCAGAAGTATCCATACGCCGAACGCATCCAACTCGATCAACAGAACCAGCAACAAAAGATTGAAGTCTGCTGCACTGGATATACACCAATGCGTTGGCGTGGTAATACCATTTGCCGGCCGGTGTGTGAGAATTGCCGCAATGGCCGCTGCGTCGCACCTAATGAATGTGAATGCTTCGAGAACTTCACGGCTACTGATAATGGCGATTGTGTGTTCACTTGTCCGGTGAGTTGTCTGAACGGTCGCTGCTTTCTCGACGGCACCTGTCAATGTGATCCCGGCTTTAAGTTGGATGAGACGCGAAAGTTTTGTCGGCCCATTTGTAGCAGCGGCTGTGGCATGAATCCCCGACACAATTGCACCGAACCAGAAGTATGTGGCTGTGCGAAAGGATATCAGTTAACGGATGATGGCTGTCAGCCAGTATGCGAGCCGGGCTGTGGTGAGGGCGGTGAGTGCCGAGAGCCCAACGAATGTGACTGTGCGCCAGGCTATGAGCTCAAGGATGGCGTTTGTCAGCGCGAATGTTATCA AAAATGTGACAATGGCATTTGCTACAGCAATAATCGTTGTATCTGTAATCCTGGTTACACATATCACGAACGTTCAACGCAGTGTGTGCcgaattag